Proteins co-encoded in one Chitinivorax sp. B genomic window:
- a CDS encoding iron ABC transporter permease codes for MMSLDSMTPARRLIWAVLACALLMAILASLLLGAGQFGPGQSLAYLLGDAGERANAQLDMVMMTLRLPRTVSALMVGGALGLSGCLMQAVTRNPLAEPGLMGVNGGSALGVVIGISWAGIQTGLGYLVFAALGALVGNLCVLGLAHATRHADAPLRLVLAGAALGATFHGLSASLLLASPNSLDQYRFWSQGSFSGVNLSQVAWVAPAMLIGIVAAAVLHKPLSALQLGDDMAQSLGHRPGPLRAATILTVTLLTGGAVALAGPIGFVGLVAPFAARKLAPPRLGSQLFAAAWLGALLLLVADEAIRVLMQPYETPVGVLTAILGTPLLIWMARQGRIERGMQ; via the coding sequence ATGATGAGTTTGGATTCGATGACGCCGGCACGACGCCTGATCTGGGCTGTGCTGGCGTGTGCTTTATTGATGGCGATATTGGCATCGTTGTTGCTGGGGGCGGGGCAATTCGGGCCGGGTCAAAGCTTGGCTTACCTGTTGGGCGATGCTGGGGAGCGTGCCAATGCCCAGTTGGACATGGTGATGATGACATTGCGCCTGCCGCGCACAGTGTCGGCCTTGATGGTTGGGGGGGCTTTGGGGTTGTCAGGTTGTTTGATGCAGGCCGTCACTCGTAACCCGCTGGCTGAACCCGGATTGATGGGTGTCAATGGCGGCAGCGCGCTGGGTGTGGTGATCGGCATCAGTTGGGCGGGTATTCAGACTGGGCTGGGCTACCTGGTTTTTGCGGCCCTGGGTGCTTTGGTGGGTAATCTTTGTGTGCTGGGGCTGGCCCATGCCACCCGCCATGCAGATGCCCCGTTGCGACTGGTGCTGGCTGGTGCGGCACTGGGGGCGACGTTCCATGGGCTCAGCGCTTCATTGCTGCTGGCCTCGCCGAACAGTCTCGACCAGTATCGGTTCTGGTCGCAAGGATCGTTTTCCGGCGTCAACCTGAGTCAGGTCGCGTGGGTCGCCCCAGCCATGCTGATCGGTATTGTGGCGGCCGCGGTATTGCATAAGCCCTTGTCTGCCTTGCAATTGGGTGACGATATGGCGCAATCGTTAGGACATCGCCCTGGCCCTTTGCGTGCCGCAACCATTTTGACGGTGACCTTGTTGACTGGCGGTGCGGTGGCGCTTGCCGGTCCGATCGGGTTTGTGGGCCTGGTCGCACCATTTGCCGCTCGGAAACTGGCCCCACCTCGCCTTGGCAGTCAGCTGTTTGCTGCTGCATGGCTGGGTGCTTTGCTGCTGTTGGTGGCTGATGAAGCGATTCGTGTGTTGATGCAACCCTATGAGACGCCCGTTGGCGTGCTGACTGCCATTCTGGGTACGCCCTTGCTGATCTGGATGGCACGACAAGGGCGGATCGAAAGGGGAATGCAATGA
- a CDS encoding iron chelate uptake ABC transporter family permease subunit, producing the protein MTGEATLPLLEPGLYPVRVGRFSWLMSRRAMLLVPILLALLAMVIFLSLMAGASWLSPAAVWQAMRHEGPPGTQLLLNEFRLPRIFVAALAGLALGSAGCLIQALTRNRLASPDMLGMADGATLAVMLTLIVSQTKQLGSWWVGPLGAIVAIAVLLAVA; encoded by the coding sequence ATGACTGGAGAGGCCACTTTGCCGCTATTGGAGCCCGGCCTGTATCCTGTTCGTGTCGGGCGCTTTTCCTGGTTAATGTCCAGGCGGGCGATGTTGTTGGTTCCCATCTTGCTGGCTTTGTTGGCCATGGTCATTTTCCTGTCATTGATGGCGGGGGCAAGCTGGCTGAGTCCAGCCGCGGTATGGCAAGCCATGCGTCACGAAGGCCCGCCGGGTACTCAGTTGCTGCTGAATGAATTCCGTTTGCCACGAATCTTTGTGGCGGCGCTGGCGGGCCTGGCATTGGGTAGTGCGGGTTGTCTGATCCAGGCATTGACCCGAAACCGGCTGGCATCACCTGACATGCTGGGCATGGCCGATGGTGCGACACTGGCGGTGATGTTGACCTTGATCGTTAGCCAGACCAAGCAGCTTGGCTCGTGGTGGGTGGGGCCGCTGGGGGCAATCGTTGCCATCGCCGTATTGCTGGCGGTGGCG